From a region of the Pectobacterium aquaticum genome:
- a CDS encoding YeiH family protein has translation MALPATLHTIAPPDGVKARLPGLLLVSLITFSLLWLANIPKVAHWGPGSLTLAILSGIVLGNSVYPRLHPLCDPGVQWAKQHLLRWGIILYGFRLSFQQVTAVGFTGVAVDLTVVTLTFLLACWIGKRWLKLDNETVILIGAGSSICGAAAIMATAPVVKASSNAIAVSVATVVIFGTTAMFLYPWLYQLNLENHWIDVTPQIVGLYFGSTIHEVAQVVAAGHAIDGVTENIAVISKMLRVMMLAPFLLILGFYLKKTAQKNVAQDVIPLMFPWFALGFITVAAFNSFQLLSPTLVTQLVQLDNVLLTMAMVALGLTTRFSAIQQAGAKPLLLALVLFLWLVVGGAGINLFFEHLFS, from the coding sequence ATGGCTCTTCCTGCGACATTACACACAATAGCCCCACCCGATGGAGTAAAAGCGAGATTACCTGGCCTACTGTTAGTCAGTTTAATAACTTTTTCACTTCTCTGGCTGGCAAATATTCCGAAAGTCGCCCATTGGGGGCCGGGTTCGCTGACATTGGCGATCCTGAGTGGGATCGTACTGGGAAATAGCGTTTATCCGCGTCTTCATCCGCTGTGTGACCCAGGCGTGCAGTGGGCCAAACAGCATTTACTCCGCTGGGGTATCATACTTTATGGTTTTCGCCTCAGCTTTCAGCAGGTGACTGCCGTTGGCTTTACCGGTGTTGCGGTCGATCTTACCGTCGTCACGTTGACGTTTTTACTCGCCTGCTGGATAGGCAAGCGCTGGCTGAAACTCGACAATGAGACCGTGATTCTCATCGGTGCTGGCAGCAGCATCTGCGGCGCGGCGGCGATCATGGCAACCGCGCCCGTGGTCAAAGCGTCCAGCAATGCGATTGCCGTCTCCGTTGCCACCGTGGTGATTTTCGGTACGACGGCGATGTTTTTGTACCCGTGGCTTTATCAGCTCAATCTCGAAAATCACTGGATTGACGTCACACCGCAGATCGTCGGTCTGTACTTCGGTTCGACGATACACGAAGTTGCTCAGGTCGTTGCCGCCGGGCATGCCATCGATGGTGTGACGGAAAACATCGCCGTCATCAGCAAAATGCTGCGCGTGATGATGCTGGCTCCTTTCCTTCTCATTCTTGGGTTTTACCTGAAAAAAACGGCGCAAAAAAATGTCGCGCAAGACGTGATTCCATTGATGTTCCCGTGGTTTGCACTGGGGTTTATTACCGTAGCGGCCTTCAATTCCTTCCAGCTACTTTCTCCTACGCTCGTCACGCAGTTGGTACAACTCGATAATGTGCTGTTGACCATGGCGATGGTGGCGCTGGGGCTAACAACCCGATTCAGCGCCA